One region of Fragaria vesca subsp. vesca linkage group LG4, FraVesHawaii_1.0, whole genome shotgun sequence genomic DNA includes:
- the LOC101297139 gene encoding uncharacterized protein LOC101297139, whose amino-acid sequence MVLIMISSAPASHPITPPSSSTATPAIRSPTTAAAAHSQLPPPLSRLPLDYVLPIGDSSGQLARVRISDIAPYDGAPTGTYVRAVEALAGSLMRHNAAVIELGADDAALLRCGLEASRLYFRSRAQLGAGKGSRGVYMYRAGRALEDWDSSPPCMADVFRCMGKAARVALSTIARHLRLRSDVFSHLLDDTPLPANEVSSSVLLAAYSNAALQNGKGAIGGGKPGMNGEVEKGLLTLVSSDSPGIQVCDPNGRWYLADSGSAPGDLLLLTGKALSHATAGLRPASSYKAAPDYSSGVNSGGRTSLAFRLMPQGNAILDCSPIAAAGHVIPQSYVPISVSQFMDDLSAEEDVLCNHSDSAIVPQINLNKDASLRSVLSDPLSGAFLEDAMVVSCGHSFGGLMLRRVIESSRCTLCNAEIETRSLVPNLALRAAAAAVKHEDDRRLFHNATTRKRRKETGDPMDPSRRPNRENGDGGDDGFNRGVQYPFSVNEKVMIKGNRRTPEKFVGKEAVITSQCLNGWYLLKIIGTGENVRLQYRSLRKI is encoded by the exons ATGGTACTGATCATGATCTCCTCTGCACCCGCGTCGCACCCGATCACTCCCCCCTCCTCCTCCACCGCCACCCCCGCCATTAGATCACCTACAACCGCCGCCGCCGCACACTCTCAGCTCCCGCCGCCTCTCTCCCGCCTCCCGTTAGACTATGTCCTGCCGATCGGCGACTCCTCCGGCCAGCTGGCCCGGGTTCGGATCTCCGATATTGCCCCGTACGACGGAGCTCCGACCGGGACGTATGTGAGGGCGGTGGAGGCGCTGGCGGGGTCGCTGATGAGGCACAACGCCGCCGTCATCGAACTGGGAGCCGACGACGCGGCGCTGTTGCGCTGCGGCTTGGAAGCTTCCAGATTGTATTTCCGGAGCAGAGCTCAGCTCGGCGCCGGCAAAGGTAGCCGTGGAGTTTACATGTACAGGGCCGGAAG GGCTTTAGAAGATTGGGACTCGTCGCCGCCGTGCATGGCTGATGTTTTCAGGTGCATGGGGAAGGCGGCGCGTGTGGCTTTGTCTACAATAGCAAGGCATCTTCGTTTGCGCAGCGA TGTTTTTAGCCATTTGCTTGATGATACTCCATTGCCGGCTAATGAGGTGTCCTCATCGGTGCTTTTGGCAGCCTACTCCAATGCGGCATTACAAAATGGGAAGGGTGCTATTGGGGGAGGGAAGCCGGGAATGAATGGCGAAGTGGAGAAGGGATTGTTGACATTGGTTTCCTCGGACAGTCCTGGTATACAG GTGTGTGACCCCAATGGTCGTTGGTACCTGGCAGACAGTGGGTCAGCTCCTGGGGATCTTTTATTACTTACAGGCAAGGCACTCAGCCATGCTACTGCTGGCCTTCGCCCTGCTTCATCGTATAAAGCTGCTCCTGATTATTCCTCTGGCGTTAATAGTGGTGGGAG GACATCACTTGCATTTAGGCTCATGCCACAAGGTAATGCTATATTAGATTGTTCTCCCATTGCAGCAGCTGGTCATGTCATTCCCCAGAGTTATGTACCGATATCTGTAAGCCAGTTTATGGACGATCTTTCTGCTGAGGAAGATGTTTTGTGCAATCATTCTGATAGTGCAATT GTGCCTCAAATCAATTTAAATAAGGATGCATCTTTAAGAAGTGTTCTGTCAGACCCCCTATC TGGTGCATTCCTTGAAGATGCTATGGTAGTATCCTGCGGGCATTCATTTGGCGGTCTCATGTTGAGAAGAGTCATTGAATCA TCAAGATGTACCCTGTGCAATGCAGAAATTGAGACCAGATCTTTAGTTCCTAATCTTG CTCTTAGAGCTGCAGCTGCAGCAGTGAAGCATGAGGATGATCGAAGGCTATTTCACAATGCTACTACCCGAAAGCGTCGGAAAGAAACGGGTGACCCAATGGATCCATCACGAAGACCAAATAGG GAAAATGGAGATGGTGGTGATGATGGATTTAATCGTGGGGTGCAGTATCCATTTTCAGTGAATGAAAAAGTAATGATTAAG GGGAACCGAAGGACTCCCGAAAAATTTGTTGGCAAGGAAGCAGTCATCACATCCCAGTGTCTGAATGGCTG GTACTTGCTTAAGATTATTGGAACCGGAGAGAATGTTCGGTTGCAATACCGTTCCCTGAGGAAGATATAG
- the LOC101293196 gene encoding UPF0496 protein 4-like: protein MNKHAVPSFKHSLPNKLDLITAAFDDALLRSLKTLSAPSISLCWLSKAVEFLAVAHAEARRLIFSSLEVTVLDDALASYLDDSVKLLDICNSVSAEIERLRQRRIFLALAVHLLGDGKVRRAREALTEGEEARRAASGFGKANNAEALVKDLALALLRSAPPRGKISKVARVVRRTVYAVGLVTVFVAGALVSAMEGTPETVTVRAPAEYSWAESLNELGTEVSGELKRRFGKEERTKGLLLEEVDDVATRVGEACEMAEEDTERKERLNDVVKEVERAMGSFSDGLEGLSKGMNVMFHGVLSNRNFMLNHVRVKA from the coding sequence ATGAACAAACACGCCGTTCCTTCCTTCAAACACTCTCTTCCTAATAAACTCGACCTCATCACGGCCGCCTTCGACGACGCTCTCCTCCGTAGTCTCAAGACGCTTTCTGCGCCGTCGATCAGCTTGTGCTGGCTGTCTAAGGCCGTCGAATTTCTCGCCGTCGCACACGCCGAGGCCAGGAGGCTAATCTTCTCCAGTCTCGAGGTAACCGTTTTGGATGACGCTCTTGCATCTTATTTGGATGACAGCGTGAAGCTCCTGGACATATGCAACTCCGTCTCCGCCGAGATCGAGCGGCTCCGCCAGCGCCGGATTTTTCTCGCTCTCGCGGTTCACCTCCTCGGCGACGGGAAGGTCCGGCGAGCGCGGGAGGCTTTAACGGAAGGGGAGGAGGCCCGCCGCGCTGCTTCGGGATTTGGGAAAGCGAATAATGCGGAGGCGCTGGTGAAGGATCTGGCGCTGGCGCTCCTCCGCAGCGCGCCGCCACGTGGAAAGATCTCAAAGGTCGCGAGAGTCGTGCGTCGGACGGTGTACGCCGTCGGATTGGTGACCGTGTTCGTCGCCGGAGCATTAGTCTCGGCGATGGAGGGAACGCCGGAGACGGTGACGGTCCGGGCGCCGGCGGAGTATTCTTGGGCCGAGTCGTTGAATGAGCTGGGAACGGAGGTCTCCGGCGAGCTGAAACGGCGATTCGGAAAGGAGGAGAGAACGAAAGGTCTGCTGTTGGAGGAGGTGGATGACGTGGCTACACGCGTCGGGGAAGCGTGTGAGATGGCGGAAGAGGACACGGAGAGGAAAGAGCGGTTGAACGACGTCGTAAAAGAGGTGGAGAGGGCGATGGGGTCGTTTTCTGATGGGTTGGAAGGGTTGAGTAAAGGAATGAATGTAATGTTTCATGGTGTTTTGAGTAACAGGAACTTCATGTTGAACCATGTTAGGGTCAAAGCTTAG